The Bacteroidota bacterium genome includes a region encoding these proteins:
- a CDS encoding aldo/keto reductase — MRYKLLGRSGVKVSELCLGAMSFGTEWGSGADKEESRKVFDRYAEAGGNFIDTANRYTEGTSERYLAEFMGSERDKFVVATKYSLYTKRGDLNDAGNSRKNMFRSVEGSLKRLGTDYIDILYVHMWDFTTPVDEVLRGLDDLVRMGKVTYVAISDTPAWVVSAAQVMAELKGWSQFVALQAEYNLLKRDAERDLLPMCEHYDITCTSWAPIAGGVLSGKYLQDPGAEGRIKSGSVRRSDKSNEITRKVVEIAGKLGVSATQVAMNWHRQNRYRIIPVIGARKEEQIVDSLGCLDFEIPAEFMKELDNLTAIEPGFPHDLLTGAQATDLLYGGLFDKFDNHRRK, encoded by the coding sequence ATGAGATACAAATTGCTGGGAAGATCCGGTGTAAAGGTTTCGGAGTTATGTCTGGGTGCCATGTCATTTGGAACGGAGTGGGGATCGGGAGCTGATAAAGAGGAGAGCAGGAAGGTTTTTGACAGATATGCGGAGGCGGGGGGCAATTTTATCGATACAGCGAACCGGTATACAGAGGGGACAAGTGAGAGATATCTTGCTGAATTCATGGGGAGTGAACGGGACAAATTTGTGGTTGCCACCAAATACAGCCTCTATACCAAAAGAGGGGATTTGAATGACGCAGGCAACAGCAGGAAAAACATGTTCAGGTCAGTTGAAGGTAGTCTGAAGAGGCTCGGAACTGATTATATCGACATTTTATATGTCCACATGTGGGATTTTACAACCCCTGTGGATGAAGTGTTGCGTGGTTTGGATGATCTTGTCAGGATGGGCAAGGTTACCTATGTCGCTATCTCAGATACACCTGCCTGGGTGGTTTCAGCCGCACAGGTGATGGCTGAGTTGAAGGGTTGGTCGCAGTTTGTTGCACTTCAAGCCGAGTATAATCTGCTGAAAAGGGATGCAGAGAGAGACCTTTTGCCGATGTGTGAACATTATGACATCACCTGTACTTCTTGGGCTCCCATTGCCGGTGGAGTACTTTCAGGCAAATATCTTCAGGACCCGGGTGCCGAGGGGAGAATAAAATCCGGAAGCGTAAGGAGAAGTGATAAAAGTAATGAGATCACAAGAAAAGTCGTGGAAATAGCCGGTAAACTTGGGGTATCAGCGACCCAGGTGGCGATGAACTGGCACAGGCAAAACCGCTACAGAATTATTCCCGTGATAGGAGCCAGAAAAGAAGAGCAGATAGTTGACAGTCTTGGCTGTCTTGATTTTGAGATCCCTGCGGAATTTATGAAGGAACTTGACAATCTTACCGCGATAGAGCCGGGTTTCCCTCATGATCTGCTTACCGGGGCACAGGCAACCGATCTCCTGTATGGAGGTCTTTTCGATAAATTTGACAATCACAGAAGAAAATGA
- a CDS encoding DNA alkylation repair protein — translation MTTEEVLSELEAFGREDVREGRARFGIRAVSSFGVPLPGIKSIAKKIKKDHELSLALWRTGNHDARILSFMIADPKKFTVDDAEEWMPEMLSWDLTDGAAIYLFRKCDWVIQKVNEWIGSDEEFRRRQGFVLMAVLAVHGKKLPNSLFIDWLDDLYDGASDKRNFVKKAVNWAIRQIGKKNKTLRQHALITCERILSDGEKLNWIALDAKRELNDPKTVARIKEG, via the coding sequence ATGACAACAGAAGAAGTACTTTCTGAGCTGGAGGCTTTTGGCAGGGAAGATGTTAGAGAAGGAAGAGCAAGGTTTGGCATTAGAGCTGTCTCTTCCTTCGGTGTCCCGCTTCCCGGAATTAAGTCGATTGCAAAAAAGATAAAAAAAGATCATGAATTGTCGCTCGCCCTTTGGAGAACCGGAAACCATGATGCGAGAATTCTTTCATTTATGATTGCAGATCCTAAAAAATTCACTGTCGATGACGCCGAGGAGTGGATGCCCGAGATGCTTTCCTGGGATTTGACCGACGGGGCAGCCATCTACCTTTTTCGAAAATGTGACTGGGTAATTCAGAAGGTAAACGAGTGGATTGGAAGTGACGAGGAATTCAGACGCCGGCAGGGTTTTGTTCTTATGGCGGTGCTGGCTGTCCATGGCAAAAAGCTGCCGAACTCACTTTTTATCGACTGGCTTGACGACCTCTATGATGGAGCAAGTGACAAAAGGAACTTTGTAAAGAAGGCTGTAAACTGGGCGATCAGGCAGATCGGAAAGAAGAATAAGACACTCAGGCAGCATGCTCTTATCACATGCGAGAGGATACTTTCTGACGGAGAAAAACTGAACTGGATTGCACTGGATGCTAAAAGAGAATTGAATGATCCAAAGACAGTTGCAAGAATAAAGGAAGGTTAG
- a CDS encoding GNAT family N-acetyltransferase has protein sequence MVREKSFGEYTFTTDSEKVDYAVVIGYLKRSYWASDIPPETSIRAIKNSLCFSILFNDEMVGFSRVVTDFARFAYLADVFILEEHRGKGLSKLLMEFILAYPGIKGCRFLLATRDAHGLYVKYGFKVLDDSWKYMSRKEEKK, from the coding sequence ATGGTACGGGAAAAATCTTTTGGAGAATACACTTTTACCACTGACAGCGAAAAAGTGGACTACGCAGTGGTCATCGGTTACTTAAAGAGAAGTTACTGGGCAAGTGACATACCGCCGGAGACATCCATAAGAGCAATTAAAAATTCCCTCTGCTTCAGTATACTGTTTAATGATGAAATGGTTGGTTTTTCGCGGGTAGTAACTGATTTTGCCAGATTCGCATATCTTGCGGATGTTTTCATTCTTGAGGAGCATCGCGGGAAGGGACTGTCAAAATTACTGATGGAGTTTATTCTTGCATACCCGGGGATAAAAGGGTGCAGATTCCTTCTTGCCACCAGGGATGCACACGGATTGTATGTAAAATACGGCTTTAAGGTCCTGGACGATTCGTGGAAGTATATGTCCAGAAAGGAAGAGAAGAAGTAA
- a CDS encoding immune inhibitor A, giving the protein MKKIFTLCIFLLTLTSLNHSQEIFKKVKIFPNDLKSDIELLRSYNVIIDEAFMGKDNSLSVFLSAKDVENLQKSGIRYEILIDDWNDYYKNLPVLTEEEKLQVIQSSKESYGVEGLGYGSMGGYYTYAEINAQLDTMRARFPNLITVKSSIGATGEGRQIYAVKISDNPDVTENEPRAIYTALTHAREPAGMMSVIYYMYYLLENYNTNPSVKYLVDNREIWFIPCLNPDGYEYNRSTNPSGGGQWRKNRSLNSGSYGVDLNRNFGPYTYWNSPNGGSSTTPSAIDYRGPSEFSELESQGYRNFVIGKNFRTALNYHTYSNLLIYPYGCWTYLAPDSTIFIEFASDMVAMNGYSPGTAWQLLYPVRGSSDDFLYDGDIENNGKIFAMTPEVGGDADGFWPPQSRIFPLAIENLKPNLYYTWVAGDFVSLSNYQLNRQYISPGDQVEMSVTMKNKGLSGADNITVTLEPISGFVSVGNGTINIPTIPSRGTFTTSTPLSFAVSPFAPVDTLCKLRLVTSKNGVTMGIDTIGFVTGVPQFVFNDTTNNPLTLWTITATPSTPKWEATTTSFNSAPVSYTDSKTGNYASNATVTIATTNQINLTGYANPKLSFFTKWDIETQWDCGVVMISTDNGTTWSALAGSLSKPASGSGKQVPAGMPIYDGTSSNWKREEINLSAYANKSVKIKFELRTDISLVKDGWYIDDIGIYVFSALPVELAAFTASKEGDFVNLKWTTASELNNKGFEVQRSVDGSAWINAGFVTGAGTKESPSEYSFTDRITASGLISYRLKQTDFDGTYKFFGPVEVESDVARSFSLQQNYPNPFNPETVISYSTAVDGMVTISVYDILGKKVATLVNESQKAGSHQVSFKPVDLVSGIYFYEMVTPGFSKKLKMLYLK; this is encoded by the coding sequence CTCTCTGTTTTCCTCTCTGCCAAGGATGTGGAAAATCTCCAAAAATCAGGTATCCGTTATGAAATACTAATAGATGACTGGAATGATTATTACAAAAATCTCCCCGTGCTTACCGAAGAGGAAAAACTTCAGGTTATTCAGTCGAGCAAAGAATCCTACGGAGTTGAAGGTCTGGGTTACGGTTCGATGGGTGGATACTACACTTATGCCGAAATAAATGCCCAACTCGACACTATGAGGGCAAGATTCCCGAACCTCATCACTGTAAAGTCAAGCATAGGCGCCACCGGTGAAGGAAGACAAATATATGCGGTAAAAATTTCCGATAACCCGGATGTCACGGAAAATGAACCGAGAGCCATCTACACCGCACTTACTCACGCCAGAGAACCTGCAGGTATGATGAGTGTAATCTACTATATGTATTATCTTCTTGAAAACTACAATACAAATCCTTCCGTAAAATACCTTGTTGACAATCGTGAAATCTGGTTTATCCCCTGCTTAAACCCTGATGGATACGAATACAACCGGTCAACAAACCCATCGGGAGGTGGACAATGGCGGAAAAACAGAAGCCTCAACAGCGGTTCTTACGGTGTTGATCTAAACAGAAATTTTGGTCCCTATACCTACTGGAATTCTCCGAACGGGGGCTCGAGTACAACCCCTTCTGCCATCGATTACAGAGGTCCCTCCGAGTTCTCGGAACTTGAATCACAGGGATACAGGAACTTTGTTATCGGTAAAAACTTCAGGACAGCCCTTAATTATCACACTTACAGCAATCTGCTGATATATCCCTACGGCTGCTGGACTTACCTGGCTCCTGACTCCACAATCTTTATCGAATTTGCCTCAGACATGGTCGCAATGAATGGATATTCACCCGGAACAGCCTGGCAGCTTCTCTATCCTGTGCGGGGAAGTTCCGACGATTTTCTCTATGATGGTGATATCGAAAACAATGGTAAAATCTTCGCAATGACTCCCGAAGTCGGCGGTGACGCCGATGGATTTTGGCCCCCCCAGTCCAGAATATTCCCTCTTGCAATTGAAAACCTTAAGCCAAATCTCTACTATACCTGGGTGGCTGGTGATTTCGTGAGCCTCTCAAACTACCAGTTGAACCGCCAGTATATTTCACCCGGCGACCAGGTTGAAATGAGTGTCACAATGAAAAACAAGGGACTTTCAGGTGCGGATAATATCACCGTAACTCTTGAACCGATATCGGGTTTTGTATCTGTCGGCAACGGGACGATAAACATTCCGACCATCCCTTCACGAGGTACATTCACAACTTCAACTCCTCTTTCGTTTGCGGTTTCACCCTTTGCACCCGTTGATACACTCTGCAAGTTGAGACTTGTCACTTCGAAAAATGGTGTTACCATGGGAATTGATACAATTGGTTTTGTTACAGGCGTTCCTCAGTTTGTATTTAATGACACCACAAATAACCCGTTAACTCTCTGGACAATAACCGCTACACCGTCCACTCCAAAATGGGAAGCCACAACTACATCTTTTAATTCCGCTCCTGTTTCATATACAGATTCCAAAACCGGGAATTATGCAAGTAATGCCACAGTGACAATTGCAACGACAAATCAAATCAATCTTACCGGTTATGCAAATCCCAAACTCTCCTTCTTTACGAAGTGGGATATCGAAACCCAATGGGATTGTGGTGTTGTGATGATCTCGACTGATAACGGCACCACTTGGTCTGCTCTCGCAGGATCATTGTCGAAACCCGCATCAGGGAGCGGTAAGCAGGTTCCTGCCGGCATGCCAATCTATGACGGCACTTCCTCCAACTGGAAAAGGGAAGAAATAAATCTTTCCGCCTATGCAAACAAATCAGTAAAAATAAAATTCGAACTGAGAACAGACATCTCTCTCGTGAAAGACGGCTGGTACATCGATGATATCGGTATCTATGTATTTTCTGCACTCCCTGTTGAGCTTGCCGCTTTCACGGCTTCGAAAGAAGGTGATTTCGTAAATCTGAAGTGGACAACCGCTTCCGAACTCAATAACAAGGGTTTTGAAGTGCAAAGGTCTGTCGATGGCTCTGCCTGGATTAATGCAGGTTTTGTCACCGGAGCAGGTACCAAAGAATCGCCTTCGGAATATTCTTTCACTGACAGAATTACTGCTTCAGGTTTAATCTCCTACAGACTGAAACAGACCGATTTCGACGGAACATACAAATTTTTCGGTCCTGTCGAAGTGGAGTCGGATGTGGCTCGATCATTCTCTTTGCAGCAAAATTACCCTAACCCGTTCAATCCTGAAACTGTGATTTCCTACAGCACAGCCGTTGACGGAATGGTTACAATAAGCGTTTATGATATTCTCGGGAAAAAAGTTGCAACTTTGGTGAACGAATCACAGAAGGCAGGAAGTCATCAGGTTAGTTTTAAACCCGTAGACCTCGTATCGGGAATCTATTTCTACGAAATGGTTACCCCTGGATTTTCAAAAAAGCTTAAAATGCTCTATTTGAAATAA
- a CDS encoding CotH kinase family protein: MKQTFALLLLFIAVSTNLMAQNPVRVKINEVMASNTNTIRDPQFNEFGDWVELYNPDSIAVDISGYFLTDIFSEPQKWQLPASGVIIPANGFLIIWCDDHNTGLHANFKLTASGEMVGLFGPNSLMIDTMRFGTQTSDISYGRFPDGENNWYTFYPATPGTINFESNITARCPDPEFTLNGGFFPSPVSVSLSTSMAGSEIRYTTDGSEPKANSRLYSSPVQLDSTTVIRAKTFKLQSLPSKTVTNTYFINVTTDLPVFSLSTDPANFFSDTAGIYVQGTNGITAYCSSGPRNWNQDWERPVSLEFYEADKSRAFKVNAGVKIYGGCTRLYPEKSLAVYMRDKYGDSKIRYKVFKDSYLYEFNNLVLRNAGQDWYRTMVREGMISSLIKGRMNIDQQEYRPSILFINGRYWGIHNIREKLNEHYIEYHYNVAEADLDLIEYSKVADVSTGDSVAYYEMYNFLKNNDLAVPANYEHAKSIIDIDSYIDYNVAEIFGANGDWPANNVKLWRERKPGAKWRWLLYDLDFCYNGNSQGMYNTNTLRYALDTTNTISTNPPWATLIFRRLMMNPEFKNEFIQRMAAHISTTFETSRSLSVLDSIRGLLVNEMPKHKVRWPNSISFGATWDVQIDLIREFINLRPGSMRQFFYDRFGLPGSFSVHLTSNDSTAGKVIAHTVPMKWNAKPVFFKGVPLKLRALPNAGYRFVRWEGFVNETTEKIEILPTANITLKAIFEPWTPPDSQLVINEINYKSNSLYDTGDWIEIFNPARQAVNLSGYKVKDSGEGNEFILPEGSIIPPAGYLTVCEDSVKFKFFHPSAVNYKGNFPFGLSSDGETVFLLDPLDNLVDSVKYGIADPWDPKANGDGYSLALVNPTLDNTLASSWRTGKRLGTPSAQNDVYTGILKTSDLPSDFSLSQNFPNPFNPETKILVTLPWKGELKLKIFDVLGNEVGVLANGEFDAGTYEFIFDATGLPSGIYFYQMSAGRFNSVKKMVVLK, encoded by the coding sequence ATGAAGCAGACATTTGCTTTACTATTGTTATTTATTGCTGTTTCCACTAATTTGATGGCTCAAAACCCCGTCCGTGTTAAGATAAACGAGGTGATGGCATCCAACACAAATACTATCCGCGACCCCCAGTTTAATGAATTTGGCGACTGGGTCGAACTTTACAACCCTGACTCGATTGCTGTTGACATTTCGGGGTACTTCCTGACCGACATTTTTAGCGAGCCACAGAAGTGGCAGTTGCCTGCTTCAGGTGTTATTATCCCCGCAAACGGATTTTTAATTATCTGGTGCGATGATCATAATACCGGCTTGCACGCCAATTTTAAGCTGACCGCAAGTGGCGAAATGGTGGGACTCTTCGGACCCAATTCTCTAATGATTGATACGATGCGTTTTGGAACTCAAACGAGTGATATCTCTTACGGCAGATTTCCCGATGGCGAGAACAACTGGTATACTTTCTACCCCGCAACCCCCGGCACCATCAATTTTGAGTCAAACATAACAGCCCGCTGTCCCGATCCGGAATTTACTCTCAACGGAGGTTTCTTCCCTTCTCCTGTCAGTGTTTCTTTATCCACCTCAATGGCAGGAAGCGAAATCAGATACACGACAGACGGCTCCGAACCAAAAGCAAATTCGCGGCTCTACTCTTCTCCTGTTCAACTCGACTCAACGACCGTTATCAGGGCAAAGACTTTCAAACTGCAAAGCCTCCCTTCAAAGACTGTAACCAACACATATTTTATTAATGTAACCACCGATCTCCCTGTTTTTTCCCTCTCTACCGACCCGGCAAATTTCTTCAGCGACACGGCGGGTATCTATGTACAGGGAACCAACGGCATCACTGCTTATTGCTCCTCAGGTCCCAGAAACTGGAATCAGGATTGGGAACGGCCTGTCTCCCTCGAATTTTACGAGGCTGATAAATCACGGGCTTTTAAAGTAAATGCCGGAGTCAAAATTTATGGCGGATGTACACGGCTCTATCCCGAAAAATCACTTGCAGTTTACATGAGGGATAAATATGGCGATTCTAAAATCCGTTATAAAGTGTTTAAAGATTCCTATCTCTATGAATTCAACAATCTGGTTCTTAGAAATGCCGGACAGGACTGGTACCGCACGATGGTAAGGGAGGGAATGATTTCTTCCCTCATCAAAGGCAGGATGAACATCGACCAGCAGGAATACAGACCCTCCATTCTTTTTATTAACGGCAGATACTGGGGAATCCATAATATCCGCGAAAAGCTGAACGAACATTATATAGAATATCACTATAATGTCGCGGAAGCCGACCTCGATCTGATCGAGTATTCGAAAGTGGCAGATGTAAGCACAGGCGATTCAGTAGCTTATTACGAAATGTACAACTTCCTGAAAAACAACGACCTTGCTGTACCTGCCAACTATGAACACGCAAAATCAATTATAGATATCGACTCTTATATCGATTACAATGTGGCGGAAATATTTGGTGCTAACGGTGACTGGCCCGCAAACAATGTTAAATTGTGGCGCGAACGGAAACCGGGTGCAAAGTGGAGATGGCTTCTTTATGATCTTGATTTTTGCTACAACGGAAACTCTCAGGGAATGTATAACACAAATACTTTGAGATATGCACTCGATACCACAAATACCATTTCCACAAATCCCCCTTGGGCTACTTTAATTTTCAGACGCCTGATGATGAACCCGGAATTCAAAAATGAGTTCATTCAGAGAATGGCGGCTCACATCAGTACCACTTTTGAAACTTCCCGTTCATTGTCCGTGCTCGACAGTATCCGTGGCCTCCTCGTGAATGAAATGCCAAAACACAAGGTTCGCTGGCCCAATTCCATCTCTTTCGGAGCAACATGGGATGTTCAGATCGACCTCATTCGCGAATTTATAAACCTCAGACCGGGATCGATGCGACAGTTCTTTTATGACAGATTTGGACTCCCCGGCTCTTTTTCAGTTCATCTCACATCAAATGATTCAACAGCCGGGAAAGTAATTGCCCACACAGTACCGATGAAGTGGAATGCCAAACCCGTCTTTTTTAAAGGGGTACCACTCAAGTTGAGAGCTCTGCCAAATGCGGGTTACCGGTTCGTCAGATGGGAAGGATTTGTGAATGAAACTACTGAAAAGATTGAGATTCTCCCAACAGCGAATATTACACTCAAAGCAATTTTTGAGCCCTGGACACCGCCCGATTCACAACTGGTGATAAATGAAATAAATTATAAAAGCAATTCACTTTACGATACAGGTGACTGGATAGAGATATTCAATCCTGCAAGGCAGGCTGTTAATCTCTCCGGCTACAAGGTCAAAGACTCGGGTGAAGGAAATGAATTCATACTTCCGGAGGGTTCAATAATCCCGCCGGCTGGCTACCTGACTGTATGTGAGGATTCTGTAAAATTTAAGTTTTTCCACCCTTCGGCAGTGAATTATAAAGGAAATTTCCCGTTTGGTCTATCGAGTGATGGTGAGACTGTCTTCCTTCTGGATCCGTTAGACAATCTTGTAGACAGTGTAAAATACGGCATCGCAGACCCGTGGGACCCCAAAGCGAACGGTGACGGTTATTCACTCGCACTGGTCAATCCGACACTCGACAATACCCTCGCTTCATCATGGAGAACCGGTAAAAGACTGGGAACCCCTTCTGCCCAGAATGATGTATACACAGGCATATTGAAAACTTCTGATCTCCCTTCCGATTTTAGCCTCAGTCAGAATTTCCCCAATCCATTCAACCCGGAAACTAAAATTCTGGTCACACTTCCGTGGAAAGGTGAATTGAAGTTGAAAATTTTTGATGTGCTCGGGAATGAGGTTGGTGTACTTGCAAACGGTGAATTTGACGCCGGAACTTATGAATTTATTTTCGATGCCACCGGGTTGCCCAGTGGCATCTACTTCTATCAAATGTCGGCAGGAAGATTTAACTCTGTTAAGAAAATGGTTGTCCTCAAGTAA